The region CTTTCACGAGGATCTTGATCCGCGCCTTGTACAGGTTGTCGCGGCGGCCGTAGCGGTTGTATACGCGGAGCACTGCTTCGCAGTACGTGAGCAGGTGCTGCCACGGCAGGTCTTCCTTGATCACCGCACCGACAATCGGCGTACGGCCGAGGCCGCCGCCCGCGAGGATGCTCGCGACCACTTCGCCCTGCGCGTTCTTTTTCAGATACACGCCCAGGTCGTGGATCTGGACGGCCGCACGGTCATGCTTCGAGCCCGACACGGCGATCTTGAACTTGCGCGGCAGCCACGCGAACTCGGGATGGAACGTCGACCACTGCCGCAGGATCTCGGCCCACGGGCGCGGATCGATCTCTTCGTCCTGCGCGACGCCGGCGAACTGGTCGGCCGTGATGTTGCGGATGCAGTTGCCCGACGTCTGGATCGCGTGCATCTGCACCGACGCCAGCTTCGCGAGGATCTCGGGCGTCTCTTCGAGTTCGACCCAGTTGAACTGGATGTTCGAGCGCGTCGAGAAGTGGCCGTAGCCGCGGTCGTGCTCGCGCGCGATGCGCGCGAGCATGCGGAGCTGCTCACTGCGCAGGTTGCCGTACGGAATCGCGATGCGGTGCATGTACGCGTGGCGCTGCATGTACAGCCCGTTCTGCAGGCGCAACGGACGGAACTCGTCTTCGCTCAATTCGCCCGACAGGCGGCGGCGCACCTGATCGCGGTACTGCGCGACTCGCTCGTCGACGATCGTCTGGTCGTACTGGTCGTACTGATACATTCGGGGACCCCAGGGTTTTCGTGGTGACCGCGCGACGTCCTAGCCACGTCGCGCCCGAATCTCCGTTCCGCCGCTATCGCGAGCCTTCCGCGGCCCGACTGGATTGCTAATGACGAAAACAGATATCCATATTTGAAAAACTCCGGTGAATCGTAATAAACTCCCCTTATATTTCAAACGACTAAAAAATTCTGTTGATATGCGGAAGGGTTATAAATGAACCTGCACCAATTTCGCTTCGTGCGCGAGGCCGTCCGGCAGAATTTCAATCTCACCGAGGCCGCCAAGGCGCTGTACACGTCGCAGCCGGGGGTATCGAAGGCGATCATCGAGCTGGAGGACGAGCTCGGCGTCGAGATCTTCACACGGCACGGCAAGCGCGTGCGCTCGCTGACCGAGCCGGGCAGAATCATCCTCGCATCGGTCGAGCGGATCCTGCAGGAGGTCGAAAGCCTTAAAAGGGTCGGGAAAGATTATGCGGCGCAGGATCAGGGCAACCTGACGATCGCGGCAACCCACACGCAGGCGCGCTACTCGCTGCCGGCAGCGATCGCCGAGTTCAAGAAGCGCTTTCCGAAGGTGCACCTGTCGATCCTGCAAGGGAGCCCCACGCAGGTCGCCGAGATGGTGATCCACGACCAGGCCGATCTCGCGATCGCGACCGAGGCGATCGCCGACTATAAGGAACTCGTGTCGCTGCCCTGCTTCCAGTGGCATCACGCGGCCGTCGTGCCGGCCGATCACCCGCTGCTCGAGCGCAAGCCGGTCACGCTCGACGATCTCGCGCAGTACCCGCTGATCACGTACGACGACGCGTTTGCCGGCCGCAAGAAGATCAATCACGCGTTCGCGCTGCGCGGGCTGTCGCCCGACATCGTGCTCGAGGCGATCGACGCGGACGTCATCAAGACCTACGTCGAGCTGGGTCTCGGCGTCGGGATCATGGCCGACATCGCGTTCAACCCCGAGCGCGACCGCAACCTGCGGCTGATTCCGGTCGGCCACCTGTTCGGCAGCAACGTGACGCGCGTCGCGCTCAAGCAGGGGGCCTACCTGCGCAGCTATGTGTATACGCTCGTCGAACTGCTGTCGCCGACGCTGAACCGGAAGCTGATCGAGCAGGCGCTCAAGGGCGAATCCGAATCGTACGAGCTTTGACGGACAGGTAAGAACACCGGGGCGCACATCGCGCCCCTTTTTTTGTTGCCCGACGCAGAAGGAGATACCCGCATGACGCTTCCCGCCCTGTTGCGCCGCGCCGCCGGCGCCGCCCTCGTGCTCGCCTGCGCGGCCGCGCATGCCGACCTGAAGGTCGGCGTCGACCTGTCGTCGACCGGCCCGGCCGCGGCGATCGGCATCACCAGCAAGAATGCGATCCTGATGTGGCCGAAGACGATCGCCGGGCAGCCGGTGCAGGTGACGGTGCTCGACGATGCGTCCGATCCGGGCACTGCCGTGCGCAACATCCGCAAGCTGGTCGACGAGGATCACGTCGACGTCGTCGTCGGCCCGAACATCACGCCGGCCGCGCTGGCGGCGCTCGATGCGGTGGCCGGCGCCCAGACGCCGATGATCACGCTGGTCGGCTCGGGCGCGATCGTCGAGCCGCAGGAAGGCGCGCGGACCTGGGCGTTCAAGATGGCGCAGAGCGACAGCGCGATGGCCGACGTGATGACGCGCTACATGGCCAACCATGGCGTGAAGACGGTCGGCTTCATCGGGTTCGCGGACAGTTACGGCGACAGCTGGCTGAACGAGTTCACGCGCTTCGCGGAAGTGCGCAAGATTCGCGTGATCGCGACGGAGCGCTTCAACCGCACCGACGCGAGCGTCACCGGCCAGGCGCTGAAGCTGATCGCGGCGAAGCCCGACGCGATTCTGATCGCGGGCTCGGGCACGCCAGCCGTGCTGCCGCAGCGCACGCTGATCGAGCGCGGCTACAAGGGCGCGATCTACCAGACGCACGGAATTGCGACGCCCGAATTCATCAAGCTCGGCGGCAAGGACGTCGACGGGACGCTGTTCCCGACGCAGCCGGTCGTCGTCGCGCGCACGCTGCCGGCCGATCATCCGGCACGTAAGGCCGCGTTGGCGTTCGTCGACGCATATGAAGCGAAATACGGCGCGGGTACCGTCACGCAGTTCGCGGGCGACGCGGCGGGCGTGTACCCGCGACTCGCGGACGCGGTCGGCCGCGCGCTGAAGGGCGCGCCTCCCGGCACGCCGGCCTTCCGCGCGGCGCTGCGGCGCGAACTCGAACGCGCGCATGAGCTCGTCGTGCCGAACGGCGTCGTGAATACGAGCGACAAGGATCACGTCGGGCTCGATCAGCGCGCGAGCGTAATGGGGATCGTCAAGCACGGGCAGTTCGTGTACTTGAGCCAGTAGTGCGCCGCCGGGCAGCGCTGCTTGCCCGGCGGCCGGTTTTACGCCATAATCCGCGTTTCGCCGCGCACAGTCCGCATCGATGGATGCGTGGCCGGAAGCAAGCCCAGGTGGTGAAATTGGTAGACGCAGGGGACTCAAAATCCCCCGCCGCAAGGCGTGCCGGTTCGATTCCGGCCCTGGGCACCAGTATTTCTTCTGCAGCGTCATGCGCTGCACCTGTCGAAACCCGCGCAGCTCGCCGCTTCGCGGGTTTTTTGTTTTCCGCCCCACGCGACGCAACGCGCGGCCGCGCGCGGTGGTCGAAGCATCATGACGAATACGCGGCACCGAGGCAGCCCATGTTCATCCGCAAGATGTCATCCCCGCTGCGCGCCCGCATGCTCGCCGCCATGCTGCTGCTCGCGCTGTGCGGATGCGACGTGCTGACCGCCCCGCCCGTGCCCGACTGGCCGGGCCCGCATGCGCCCTATCCGTTCCCGGACGACGTCCCGCACCGCACCGAATGATCGCCGCGCGTCGCGCCGCCGCGCGCGCTCAGGCCGTCAGTTCGCGCACGAAGTCGAGAAACACGCGGACCTTCGCGGCAACCAGGTTCGACGCGTGGTGATACGCATATAGCGGAAACGTCTCGTCCGCCCATTCCGGCAGCAGTTGAACCAGTCGCCCGTCGGCGAGGATGTCCCGCGCGTAGAGCGCCAGCAGTTGCGCGACGCCCTCGCCGCCCAGGCACGCGCCGAGCAGCCCGCCCGTATCGTTGACCATCAGCCGGCCGGTCGCGTCGACCGGCACCACGTCCTTGCCGCGATGGAATACCCAGTCGTACGGCCGCCCCGTCACCGGATCGCGGATCAGCACGCAGCGATGGCCGCTCGCGAGATCCCGCGGGTGGCCCGGCTCGCCGTGACGCGCGACGTAGCCGGGCGACGCGCAGGTAAGCACGCGCGTCTCCAGCAGCAGCCGCGCACGGTATGACGACGGCTCCGGAATGCCGAAGCGCACGGCCACGTCGAATCCGTCGGCCACGAGGTCGCCCATCCGGTCGCGCACGCTGATCTCCACCGACAGCTCGGGGAAACGATCGAGGAACTCGGCCATCCTCGGCGCCAGCACGTAATGGCCGAAGGTGCCGTCCACGTTGACCCGCAACCGCCCCCTGACGCGCGCCCGCGAACGACCGGCGTCGACAGCGGCCTCCTCGATGCCGGCCAGCAGCGGCGCTACTGCCTCGTAGAACCGCCGCCCTTCGTCGGTCAGCGTGATCGCGCGCGCGGTCCGGTTGAAGATCCGGATGCCAACGCGCTCCTCCAGCCGCGCGACCGCCCGGCTCACCGCCGGCTGCGTGAGCCCCATCGCCTCGCCCGCACGTGCAAAGGTGCCCGCCTCGATCACCGCCGAAAGCACGCCGATTCCGCTCAGAAGTCTGCTGTCGAATGCCATGAGACATACTTTTAGTCATTCATGATCTGATCATTATTCATTATTTTTATTGATCGAGGGCGCCTACATTAATCCTGTCGCCGGATTCCCCGGCACTTACTCGCCAAGGAGCAGGACATGAGCACATCGAAACAGGTCGCCCTCGTCACGGGCTCGTCGCGCGGCATCGGCGCGGAAATCGCGCGTCGTCTGGCCCGGGACGGCTTCGGCGTCGTCGTGAACTACGCGGGCAGCGCCGGTGCGGCCCGCGAAGTGGTCGACGCGATCGCCGCCGACGGCGGCGAGGCCGTCGCGGTACAAGCCGACGTCGTCGATCCGGCCGCCGTGGCCGCGCTGTTCGACGCAGCCGAGCAAGCATTCGGCCGCATCGACGTGGTGGTCAACAGTGCGGGCATCATGAAGCTCGCACCCCTCGCCGAACTCGGCGACGCCGTGTTCGACGAAACCGTCGCGATCAACCTGAAGGGTGCGTTCAACGTCAGCCGCGAGGCCGCGAAGCGCGTGCGCGACGGCGGTCGCATCGTGAACCTGACGTCGAGCGTGATCGGCATGCGCCTGCCGACCTACGGCGCATACATCGCGACCAAGGCGGCCGTCGAGGCGATGACGCAGGTGCTCGCGCAGGAAATGCGCGGCCGCCGCATCAACGTGAATGCCGTCGCGCCGGGGCCGGTCGCGACCGAGCTGTTCCTGCACGGCAAGAGCCCGGAGCTCATCGACCGCATGGCGAAACTGAACCCGCTCGAGCGGCTGGGCCAGCCCGACGACATCGCCGGCGTCGTCGCGTTCCTCGCCGGCCCGGACGGCGCGTGGGTCAACGGCCAGATCCTGCGCGCCAACGGCGGTATGTGCTGAGGCACGCCGGGATACCGCGCGACACAGCCTCCCTCACCCGCTTTCCGGAGATCGATCATGAAGGAAGTCATTCTCGTCACGGGCGCGTCCAGCGGCTTCGGCCTGCTGACCGCCCAGGCACTTTCCCGCGCCGGCCATACGGTCTATGCGTCGATGCGCGAGAGTACCGGCCGCAACGCGCCGTGCGTCGCCGCGGTCGCCACCTATGCGCAAGAGCACGGTGTGGATCTGCGTACCGTCGAACTCGACGTCAGCGACGATACCTCGGTCGCCAGCGCGATCGAACGCGTGATCGCCGACAACGGCCGCCTCGACGTCGTCGTCCACAACGCCGGCCACATGGTGTTGGGGCCCGCCGAAGCGTTCACGCCCGACCAGCTCGCGCAGCTCTACGACGTCAACGTCGTGTCGACCCAGCGCGTGAACCGCGCGGCGCTGCCGCACCTGCGTCGCCAGGGCCGCGGCCTGCTCGTGTGGGTGTCGTCCTCGTCGGCACGCGGCGGCACGCCGCCGTTCCTCGCCCCCTACTTCGCCGCGAAGGCCGCGATGGATTCGCTCGCGGTGTCTTATGCGGCCGAGCTTGCGCGGTGGGGGATCGAGACGTCGATCGTCGTGCCGGGTGCGTTCACGCAGGGGACCAATCACTTCGCGCACGCAGGCAGGCCGGCCGCTGCGGCCGTCCAGGCCGACTACGACCATGGCCCGTACACGGGCGTCGCCGCACAGGCGCTGACAGCGCTTGCGGCGCTCGAACCGGCGGACGCCGATGCCGGCGCCGTCGCGACGGCAATCGTCGACATCGTCGCCGCGCCGCGCGGCAAGCGCCCGTATCGCGTGTTCATCGATCCGTCCCAGGACGGCGCCGAGGAAGTGTTCCGCGTCGGCGATCGCATCCGCCGCGAGATGTTCAGGAACATCGGCCTCGCCGACCTGCTCGCGCCGCGCGTCGGCGGCTGATCCGCAGCGCGTCAGGACGGCTCATGCGCGCCGGCCCGGCGGCGCGGAACGCACGGATCGCGTCGGCGTCCGTCACCGGGGCTTCGCGCTGCGGGAAGTGCCCCACCCCGTCGAGCGTTCCCCGCTCGCAGCGCTCCGTGAAAAGCTGCCCGCGCCAGGCCCGAGCTGTGCGGGGCGCGATCAGTCGCCTTCGCTCGTCGGCCCCGGCTCGTTCAACGCGTCCGCCATCAATTCGCCGAACCAGTCGACGAACGCGTTGAGGCGCCGCGACCGGTGCCGGCGGTGCGGGTACAGGGCCGACACGTCCATCGGCGCGGCGCGATAGCCGGGCATCACCTCGACGAGCGCGCCGCCGTCGAGCAGATGCTGAACATCGAAGCGCGGAATCTGGATCAGGCCCATCCCCGCGATGCAGCTGGCGATATAGGTCTCCGCGTTGTTGACGATCACGCGACTCGGCAGCGTCAGCACGTGCCGGTCGCCGTCCGTGCAGTATTCCCACGCGAGTTCGCGCCCCGTCGTCGGCGATGCATAGCCGATCGCCCAGTGCCCGTGCGCGAGCGCATCCGGATGGTCGGGCACGCCGCATTCGCGCAGATAGTCGGGGCTCGCGCAGTTGATCAGCGCGAACTGGCCGAGCGGCCTTACCACGAGGCTGCTGTCCGCGAGCCGCCCAACCCGGATCGCGCAGTCGACACCCTCCTGCACGAGATCGATCGAGCGGTCCGTCGAGCCGAGCGACAGCTGGAGCTTCGGGTAGCGGCGAAACAGCGACGGCAACGCGGGCGCGATCACGCGGCGCGCGATCCGGCTCGGCACGTCGACGCTCAGGCGTCCGATCACGTCGCGCTCGCGGCGGCGGAACAGGCGATCGAGGTCGTCGGCCTCCGCGAGCAGCCGCCGGCCGCGCTCGAGCAGCAGCGCGCCGTCGGCCGTGAGTTGCACCTGCCGCGTCGTGCGATGCAGCAGCCGCGTGCCGAGCCCCGCCTCCAGTTGCTGGACCGCCGCCGAGACCGTCGCGCGCGGCACGTCGAGTGCATGCGCGGCCTTGATGAAGCTGCCCATCTCGGCAACCTGAAGGAAGATTCTGACCTGGTCCAGCTTGTCCATCGGCGAGCGGAAAACGTGGGTTCGGGCGATCGTCGCCGGCGAGCGCCGCGCGTCGCGGCCAGCCCCGGCACAAAAAAAACGGGCGCGCGGCTTTGTGTTCGCGCACCCGCCCATTGTCCATGCAAACGCTCCATTGCGGCGCCGCGCGTGCGCTGCGACCGCCCGAACGGCGTGTTACTTGGTCGTATAGCCGCCGTTGATCAGGATCGTCTGGCCCGTGATCCACCAGCCGTCGGTCACGAGATGGCGGATGAACGGCACGACGTCCTCGATGTCGGTCAGCCCGGTCTTGCTGAACGGCGAGAGCGCCGCCGCCGTCTTGTGGTACGCGACCGCGTCGGCGCCTTCGGCCGGGTAGAAGAACGGCGTGTCCATCGGGCCCGGCCCGACCGCCGTCACCGAGATGCCGCGCGCGCCGTATTCTTTCGACGCCGCGCGCGTGAAGTGCTCGACCGGCGCCTTCGACCCTTCGTACGCCGCATAGAACGGCGTGAATGCGCCGAGCAGCGACGTCACGAGCGTGACGAGCTTGCCGTGATCCTCGAGGTGCCGCCCCGCTTCCTTGATGAAGAAGAACGCCGACTTGCTGTTCACCGCGAACATCTCGTCGTATTCGGCTTCGGAGATTTCGGTAATCGGCTTCTTCAACACCTTGCCGACGGTATTGATCGCGATGTCGATCTTGCCGAAGCGCCGCTTCGCGTCGCCGAACAGCTTCTCGACCGCGGCGGCCGTCGTCAGGTCGGCCTGGAACGTCGCGGCTTGCGCGCCGGCTGCGCGCACCGCGGCAGCCGTCTCCTCTGCCTGCGCCTGCGACGCCGCGCTGTTGTAGTGAATCGCCACCGCCTGCGCGCCGTGGCCGGCCAGATCCCGGGCGATCAGCCCGCCGAGATTCTTGGCGCCGCCTGCGATCAGGACGACCTTGTCTGCGAGCGTGTGAGTAGCCACGGTCGACTCCTTTTTGCGTTGAATGAAGCTAGGAGTGTAGGCACGCAGGACGGGCGCGGTCAGCCGCGCATGGCTGGATGGATTATCCAGAAAAGCGATCCAATCGGCGCGTGGTAATGGTCAGGTACCGCACCGACGCCGGTGGCGAAATCTGCTCGGCCGGACCCGTCACACCGCGAACGCATGCGCGCGCGTCAGCATGCGCAGGGCATCGCATCGATCTGCCGTGCCAGTGCCGCCGCGCCGCTTGATAGAATGCGCGCGCTATGGATCTCGAAAGCATTCTCTACACGCAGGGCTTCGGCTCGCGCCGCCAGTGCCGCGGCCTGATCGAAACGGGCCGCGTCACCATCGCGGGAGCGAGCGCGACGGACCCCGACGCGACCCTCGACACCGACGGTCTCGTATTCACCGTCGACGACATCGCCTGGCCGTTTCATGCCCGCGCGTATCTCGCGCTGAACAAGCCGGCCGGATACGAGTGCTCGCGCGAGCCGCAGCACCATGCGAGCGTGTTCAGCCTGCTGCCGGCGCCGCTCGTCGCGCGCGGCGTGCAGTGCGTCGGCCGTCTCGACCAGGACACCACGGGCCTGCTGCTGATGTCCGACGACGGCCAGTTCGTACACGCATACACATCGCCGAAGCGCAAGGTGCCGAAAACCTACGTGGCGACCGTGCGCCACCCGCTCGACGACGCCCAGCTGAACGCGCTGCGCGCCGGCGTGCAACTGCACGGCGAGCCGAAGCCGATCGCGGCGATGGCTGCGGACGCGCGCGACACGCACACGCTCGCGCTGACCGTTCTCGAAGGCAAATATCACCAAGTGAAACGCATGGTCGCCGCGGCCAGCAACCGCGTCGACGCGCTGCACCGCGAAAGCATCGGCGGCTTCAGGCTTCCGGACGATCTCGCGCCCGGCGCGTGGCGCTGGCTCGACACCAGCGACCTTGCGGCACTGCGCAATTCCGTCAAAACCCTGTAAGGGAAAATCCGCACGACCGTTCGGTGTCGGCACGCGTCGCGGCCGCACGTTCCCCCGCTATACTGAAATCACAAGCTGTACGAGCAGCGATGCAGGGGAGACATCATGAACGCCAACCATTCTTTCGAGCTTTCCTACGTGATGATCGCGTTCGCGGTCATGGGTGCCATCGTGATCGGCGCGCTGCTGGCCACGATGCACATGAAGCACAAATATCATCCGAACCTGATCGGCGCGATGATCGGTGCGCTGCTGTGCTTCCTGCTGATCGAAGCGTTACCGGCCTTGACCTGACGCGCCGCCCGGCGCGAGCGTTTGAAGGAATTCGTCTACGGTCGGATAGCGCAACGTCACGCACAATTCGGCCTTGAGCCGCGCATTCGACAGGCGCCGGGACTCACGCATGAACGACAGCAGCGTCGGCTCGAGCTGGTGCTCGGCGTCCGCGCGGCTGATGCGCGGCGGCGGCGGCAGGCCGAACGCGTGCGCAACCCGGTCGAAATACTCTCCCATCCGCAGTTCGCTGTCGTCCGACGCGTGCACCGCGCGCGCCGGCTTGCCGCGCACGGCCGCACGGCGCAGGATCGCCGCGAGATCGTCCGCGTGGATGTGGTTCGTGTAGACGTCGTCGGCCGCGTCGAGCGCCGGCGTGCCACGCTCGAGCCGCGCGAGCGGCAGCCGGTTCGCCGCATAGATGCCGGGAATCCGTACGATGCGCGCGGACAGCACGCGTCGCACCGTCGCCGCCCGCAGTTGACGCTCGGCCGACACGCGCCGGAAGGCGCGCGGATTACCGGGGCGCAGCGGCTGCGTTTCATCGATGCGGGCGCCTCCGCAATCGCCGTAGACGCCGGTCGTGCTCGCGTAGACGAGCGTCGGCGCGCGAAGGGCGTCGGGTACAATACGCGCTGCCCGAACCGGCCCGCCGGCCTGCCGCGTCGCGCCCCGCAGCGTGCGCAGCCGGCCGACCGCGGCAACGGCCGGTGCGGACGGCCGTCGTGCGGGCACGGACAATGCGGCGATCAGCGCGCGCGTGCGGCGATCGTCGCGGCCCTCGGCTTGCGGAGGCGCGAGATGCAGAATCGTGCGGGCAAGACCGGCGATTCGCGAAAGCGTTGCGCGCCGATCGAGATTGCCGACGAGCGGGGCCGCGCCCGCCGCGCGCAATTCGTCGCAGCGGCCCGGATGGCTCGTCAGCGCGACGATGCGCAGCTCCGGGCGGGCTTCGCGCCATTGCGCGACGCAGCGCAGGCCGACGTCGCCGCAGCCGACGATCAGTGCGCGCGGGCGGCGCAGGATTCGAGTCGCGATCATGTTGGTTGCGAAATCAGTTGCAACGTTGCGCGGCGCGCAACGGGCTTGCATTGTAGCTGCCGTGCGTGAAATGCACGGTCCCCACATCTTGTTCTATTTGGTTCTATGGCATTCAACGTTACTCTCAAGCAAAGCGGCCGGCAGTTCCAGGTCGAGTCGGACGAAACCGTGCTGGCGGCGGCGCTGCGCCAGAACGTGCACCTGCCGTACGGGTGCAAGAACGGTGCGTGCGGCTCGTGCAAGGGCCAGATCGTGTCGGGCCAGATCGAACAGGGGCCCCATGCCGCGTCGGCATTGTCCAACGACGAACGCACGCGCGGCCTCGCGCTGCTGTGCTGCTCGAAGGCGCAATGCGATCTCGAGATCGACGTGCGTGAGATCGCCGGCGTCGACGGCGTGCAGGTGAAGAAGCTGCCGTGCCGGATCGCGGCGCTCGAGCGCCGCGCCGACGACGTGATGATCGTGAAGCTGCAGCTGCCGGCCAACGAACGCCTGCAATACCTCGCCGGCCAGTACATCGAATTCATCCTGAAGGACGGCTCGCGCCGCAGCTACTCGATGGCGAACGCGCCGCACGAGGAAGGCCCGATCGAGCTGCACATCCGCCACATGCCGGGCGGCAAGTTCACCGACCACGTATTTGGCGCGATGAAGGAGCGCGACATCCTGCGCTTCGAAGGCCCGCTCGGCACGTTCTTCCTGCGCGAGGATTCCGACAAGCCGATCGTGCTGCTCGCGTCCGGCACCGGCTTCGCACCAATCAAGGCGATCATCGAGCACGTGAAGCACGCGGGCATCACGCGTCCGATGACGCTCTACTGGGGCGCCCGCCGCAAGAAAGACATCTACCTCGGCGAGCTCGCCGAGCAGTGGGCGCGCGAGATCCCGAACTTCAAGTACGTGCCGGTGCTGTCCGAGCCGGACGACGCCGACCAATGGACCGGCCGCACCGGCTTCGTCCACCGCGCGGTGATCGAGGATCTGCCCGATCTGTCCGGTCACCAGGTATATGCGTGCGGCGCGCCGGTGATGGTCGAATCCGCCCAGCGCGACTTCACGCAACACCACGCGCTGCCGGCCGACGAGTTCTACGCTGACTCTTTCACGAGTGCCGCCGATCTCGCGCATCCGGTCTGAGCACCGCATGCGTGAACGCGCCCCGCTGCGCGCCGCCGTGTCACATCCGTGGCATCGCGGCGGTTTACAGTGGGGCGCGGGATGCCTTATGCTTGCGCACATGAACCGTTTCCTGTCCGCTTTCCGACGTCGCCGCTCGCCGCTCCTCCCGGATGCCGCCGGCTCGTCACGGACTCGCGCGTAACCCTCCTCCGCTTCACCGGTTACGCACAAGCTGTTCGACCCACCAGCCACGGCCTTCCGTGGCTTTTTTATTGCCCGTTTCCCTTTCAACGTCCGCTGGAGTCTGCTGCCATGCCCCTGAACGATTACCCGATCGACTCGCTGATGTACATCACGAACCGCCCCGACATCGTGTTCACGCACGGCAAAGGTTCGTGGCTCTACGATCACACGGGCAAGCGCTATCTCGACTTCATCCAGGGCTGGGCCGTCAACAGCCTCGGCCACTGCAACGACGGCATCGTCGAAGCGCTGAAAACGCAGGCCGAAAAGCTGCTGAACCCGTCGCCGGCGTTCTACAACGAGCCGATGGCAAAGCTCGCGGGGCTGCTCACGCAGCACAGCGTGTTCGACAAGGTGTTCTTCACGAACAGCGGCGCGGAAGCAAACGAAGGCGCGATCAAGCTCGCGCGCAAATGGGGCCGCAAGTTCAAGAACGGCGCGTACGAGATCATCACGTTCGATCACAGCTTTCACGGCCGCACGCTCGCGACGATGTCGGCGAGCGGCAAGCCGGGCTGGGACACGATCTACGCACCGCAGGTGCCGGGCTTCCCGAAAGCCGAGCTGAACAACATCGACTCGGTCGAAAAGCTGATCACCGACAAGACCGTCGCCGTGATGCTCGAGCCGATCCAGGGCGAAGGCGGCGTGATCCCGGCA is a window of Burkholderia latens DNA encoding:
- a CDS encoding CDP-6-deoxy-delta-3,4-glucoseen reductase codes for the protein MAFNVTLKQSGRQFQVESDETVLAAALRQNVHLPYGCKNGACGSCKGQIVSGQIEQGPHAASALSNDERTRGLALLCCSKAQCDLEIDVREIAGVDGVQVKKLPCRIAALERRADDVMIVKLQLPANERLQYLAGQYIEFILKDGSRRSYSMANAPHEEGPIELHIRHMPGGKFTDHVFGAMKERDILRFEGPLGTFFLREDSDKPIVLLASGTGFAPIKAIIEHVKHAGITRPMTLYWGARRKKDIYLGELAEQWAREIPNFKYVPVLSEPDDADQWTGRTGFVHRAVIEDLPDLSGHQVYACGAPVMVESAQRDFTQHHALPADEFYADSFTSAADLAHPV
- a CDS encoding acetylornithine transaminase — encoded protein: MPLNDYPIDSLMYITNRPDIVFTHGKGSWLYDHTGKRYLDFIQGWAVNSLGHCNDGIVEALKTQAEKLLNPSPAFYNEPMAKLAGLLTQHSVFDKVFFTNSGAEANEGAIKLARKWGRKFKNGAYEIITFDHSFHGRTLATMSASGKPGWDTIYAPQVPGFPKAELNNIDSVEKLITDKTVAVMLEPIQGEGGVIPATREFMQALRALTKQHNLLLIVDEVQSGCGRAGTLFAYELSGIEPDVMTLAKGIGGGVPLGALLSKADVAVFEAGDQGGTYNGNPLMTAVGHSVISQLVAPGFLEGVRARGEYLKRKLLELSEERGFEGERGEGLLRALLLGKDIGPQIVEKARDMQPDGLLLNAARPNLLRFMPALNVSTEEIDQMMAMLRSILDTL